From Rhodoferax sp. AJA081-3, the proteins below share one genomic window:
- a CDS encoding superoxide dismutase: MEHTLPALPYAIDALAPAYSKETLEFHHGKHHNAYVVNLNNLQKGTEFENMSLEEIIKKSSGGIYNNSAQIWNHTFFWNCMKPAGGGEPSGALAAAINAKWGSYAAFKEAFVKSAVGNFGSGWTWLVKKPDGSVDIVNTGAAGTPLTTADKALLTVDVWEHAYYIDYRNMRPKFVETFLDKLVNWGFAEANFA, translated from the coding sequence ATGGAACACACCCTGCCCGCTTTGCCGTATGCGATCGACGCTCTGGCCCCTGCCTATTCCAAAGAAACGCTGGAGTTTCACCATGGCAAGCACCACAACGCCTACGTGGTGAACCTGAACAACCTGCAAAAGGGTACGGAATTCGAAAACATGTCGCTGGAAGAGATCATCAAGAAGTCCAGCGGCGGCATCTACAACAACTCGGCCCAGATCTGGAACCACACGTTCTTCTGGAACTGCATGAAGCCCGCTGGCGGTGGTGAGCCGTCCGGCGCATTGGCTGCAGCCATCAATGCCAAGTGGGGCAGCTACGCAGCTTTCAAGGAGGCTTTCGTCAAGTCTGCCGTGGGCAACTTTGGCTCTGGCTGGACCTGGCTGGTGAAGAAGCCCGATGGCTCTGTGGATATCGTCAATACGGGCGCTGCCGGTACGCCCTTGACCACAGCCGACAAGGCCCTGCTGACCGTGGACGTGTGGGAGCATGCGTACTACATCGACTACCGCAACATGCGTCCCAAGTTTGTCGAAACCTTCCTCGACAAGCTGGTGAACTGGGGCTTTGCCGAAGCCAATTTCGCCTGA
- the xseA gene encoding exodeoxyribonuclease VII large subunit → MFEAPQTAASTVRVWQVRALCRAIADAMDARFNPVTVAGEISGFTRAASGHCYLSLKDETGQIRCAMFRRAASLLNFSPRDGDRVEVRGRLGVYEARGELQLVVESMRPAGQGTLFEQFFKLKAKLEQEGLFDSARKRPLPAMPRAIGLVTSLGAAALHDVVTALQRRVPHIPVVLAPAAVQGENAPRELVQALSSLYAQVQAASADAAVAIDVILLVRGGGAMEDLWAFNDEQLARLLARSPVPVVCGVGHETDFTIADFVADIRAPTPTAAAELVSEPTAAWLDLVAELETRMCDAVGRYLDRQAQRIDLATSRLGRPSSLAHRQRLVLSALEQRMQHAARMGLQIRQSDIARRQQDWQPRIQRALQGLHERNRRAELRLGLLDPSLVLQRGYAWLSLENGQTLGHVAQAIPGQQVRATLTDGAVDLTVNGRGQN, encoded by the coding sequence ATGTTTGAAGCGCCACAAACCGCCGCGTCGACCGTACGGGTGTGGCAGGTGAGGGCCTTGTGCCGGGCCATTGCCGATGCCATGGACGCCCGCTTCAACCCGGTCACCGTAGCCGGCGAGATCAGCGGGTTCACCCGCGCGGCCAGCGGACACTGTTACCTGTCGTTGAAAGACGAAACCGGCCAGATCCGCTGTGCCATGTTCCGCCGGGCGGCAAGCCTGCTGAACTTCAGTCCCCGCGATGGCGACCGGGTGGAGGTGCGCGGGCGCCTTGGCGTGTACGAGGCGCGGGGCGAGTTGCAACTGGTGGTGGAGAGCATGCGGCCCGCAGGGCAGGGCACGTTGTTTGAACAATTCTTCAAGCTCAAGGCCAAGCTGGAGCAGGAAGGCTTGTTTGACAGTGCACGCAAGCGGCCGCTGCCCGCCATGCCACGTGCAATTGGCCTGGTGACGTCTTTGGGGGCTGCTGCCTTGCACGATGTGGTGACGGCCCTGCAGCGGCGTGTGCCGCACATACCGGTGGTGCTGGCGCCTGCGGCAGTGCAAGGCGAAAACGCGCCGCGTGAGCTGGTGCAGGCGCTGTCCAGTCTGTACGCCCAGGTCCAGGCGGCCAGTGCGGACGCTGCCGTTGCCATTGATGTGATCTTGCTGGTGCGTGGCGGCGGCGCCATGGAAGACCTTTGGGCTTTCAACGACGAACAGCTGGCCCGCCTGTTGGCGCGCAGCCCGGTTCCTGTGGTGTGTGGTGTGGGCCACGAAACGGACTTCACCATTGCCGACTTCGTCGCTGACATCCGAGCGCCGACCCCCACTGCCGCAGCAGAACTGGTTTCAGAGCCTACCGCTGCGTGGCTGGACCTGGTGGCGGAGCTGGAGACCCGTATGTGCGATGCCGTGGGGCGTTATCTGGACCGGCAGGCACAGCGTATCGATCTGGCAACCTCGCGTCTGGGAAGGCCCTCGTCATTGGCGCACCGCCAGCGCCTGGTGTTGTCCGCGCTAGAGCAACGCATGCAGCACGCCGCGCGCATGGGATTGCAGATCCGCCAATCGGATATTGCACGCAGGCAGCAGGACTGGCAGCCCCGCATCCAGAGGGCTTTGCAGGGCTTGCACGAACGTAACCGCCGCGCCGAGTTGCGTTTGGGGTTGTTGGATCCTTCGCTGGTGCTGCAGCGGGGATATGCCTGGCTGAGCCTGGAAAACGGACAAACACTGGGCCATGTGGCGCAGGCTATTCCCGGGCAGCAGGTGCGGGCCACCCTTACCGATGGCGCGGTTGACTTGACCGTCAACGGCCGGGGTCAAAATTAA
- a CDS encoding MotA/TolQ/ExbB proton channel family protein translates to MFSIIQAAGWPIWPLIACSVLALAIVIDRFISLKGSKVAPPRLLDEVLSVTRNAIPAPDVVTQLEKNSALGEVLASGLRAINSDPRCTEDDLRATMESTGRIVAHRLELRLSALATIASAAPLMGLFGTVVGMIEIFGSQAPGGSTGGNPAQLAHGISIALYNTAFGLLVAIPSLIFWRYFRGQVDAYLLTLETSAEHLARHLKVFRKSKP, encoded by the coding sequence TTGTTTTCCATCATACAAGCCGCTGGCTGGCCAATCTGGCCCCTCATTGCCTGCTCCGTATTGGCCCTGGCCATCGTTATTGACCGTTTCATCAGCCTCAAGGGCAGCAAGGTTGCGCCCCCGCGCCTGCTGGACGAGGTGCTGAGCGTCACGCGCAACGCCATACCGGCACCGGACGTGGTAACCCAGCTGGAAAAGAACTCCGCCCTGGGTGAAGTGTTGGCCAGCGGATTGCGCGCCATCAACTCCGATCCCCGGTGCACCGAAGACGACCTGCGCGCGACCATGGAGAGCACCGGCCGCATCGTTGCCCACCGCCTGGAGCTGCGCCTGAGTGCACTGGCCACCATTGCATCGGCCGCACCGCTGATGGGCCTGTTTGGCACTGTCGTTGGCATGATCGAGATTTTCGGCTCGCAAGCGCCTGGTGGGTCCACCGGCGGCAACCCGGCCCAACTGGCACACGGCATTTCGATTGCGCTATACAACACGGCCTTTGGTTTGCTGGTGGCCATCCCTTCCCTGATTTTCTGGCGCTACTTCCGTGGCCAGGTGGATGCCTACCTGCTGACACTGGAAACCTCTGCCGAACACCTGGCCCGCCACCTCAAGGTGTTCCGTAAAAGCAAACCATGA
- a CDS encoding biopolymer transporter ExbD has product MNFRARTTEEPEINLIPFIDVLLVVLIFLMLSTTYSKFTEMQLKLPVADTDAQRDYAKELIVAISADGAYSVNRVPVVGRTLENVSMAMTDGAKAGKDTVVIISADASAKHQSVVTVMEAARRSGLHQITFATQSSAQAGGR; this is encoded by the coding sequence ATGAACTTCCGCGCCCGTACCACTGAAGAGCCCGAGATCAACCTGATCCCGTTCATTGACGTGCTGCTGGTGGTGCTGATCTTTTTGATGCTGTCCACCACCTACAGCAAGTTCACCGAAATGCAGCTCAAGCTGCCGGTTGCCGACACCGACGCCCAGCGCGACTATGCCAAGGAGCTGATCGTAGCCATCAGTGCCGACGGTGCCTACAGCGTGAACCGGGTGCCCGTGGTCGGACGCACGCTGGAAAACGTGTCGATGGCCATGACCGATGGCGCAAAAGCAGGCAAAGACACAGTGGTCATCATCAGCGCAGACGCCAGTGCCAAGCACCAGTCGGTGGTGACGGTTATGGAAGCCGCGCGCCGCTCGGGTCTGCACCAGATCACCTTCGCTACCCAGTCTTCAGCCCAGGCGGGTGGTCGCTAG
- the lpxK gene encoding tetraacyldisaccharide 4'-kinase translates to MAGALRPALQRILLRAWTGRTWLACLLWPVSLVFQSLVWLRRQMYRHGIAKTQRVDAVMVVVGNVIAGGAGKTPTTMALVQHLHAQGLRVGVVSRGYGRHNSTACIEVLDESRPEDAGDEPLLIRRNCQVPVFVGPTRFDAATALLARYPNTRIILCDDGLQHYGLYRDLEVCVFDDRGCGNGWHLPAGPLREGWPRSAVARVGQRADRLLVLHTGSQPAFAGYTAQRSLAPFAVGRDGVHIPLEALRAPGGKPLMALAGIAQPEAFFAMLRALPLPLAQTLALPDHYAFDSTSSILHGGYRLICTEKDAAKLWPLAPDALAVPLVFKPEAAFFSALDTALAPLLGAKLSSAHGHPTT, encoded by the coding sequence ATGGCCGGTGCTTTGCGGCCCGCGCTGCAAAGGATTCTGCTGCGTGCCTGGACCGGACGGACCTGGCTGGCGTGCCTGTTGTGGCCCGTTTCACTGGTTTTTCAGAGCCTGGTTTGGCTGCGGCGCCAGATGTACCGGCATGGCATTGCCAAGACCCAGCGTGTCGACGCCGTCATGGTTGTGGTCGGCAATGTGATTGCCGGAGGCGCAGGCAAGACACCCACCACCATGGCCTTGGTGCAGCATTTGCATGCGCAAGGACTCCGTGTGGGGGTCGTCTCACGCGGTTATGGGCGCCACAACAGCACTGCCTGCATCGAAGTTCTGGACGAATCCCGCCCCGAAGACGCAGGGGATGAACCGCTACTCATCCGGCGCAACTGCCAGGTACCCGTCTTTGTGGGGCCGACACGTTTTGACGCCGCCACCGCCCTTTTGGCGCGTTATCCCAACACCCGCATCATCCTCTGTGACGACGGCCTGCAGCACTACGGCCTGTACCGCGATCTGGAAGTTTGCGTGTTCGATGACCGCGGTTGTGGCAATGGCTGGCACTTGCCCGCGGGCCCTCTGCGCGAAGGCTGGCCCCGCAGCGCCGTGGCCCGCGTCGGCCAACGTGCGGATCGCCTGCTGGTGCTGCACACCGGCAGCCAGCCAGCGTTTGCCGGCTACACCGCACAACGCAGTCTGGCGCCCTTCGCTGTTGGACGCGATGGCGTTCACATCCCGCTGGAGGCATTGCGCGCGCCGGGTGGCAAACCGCTGATGGCGTTGGCAGGCATTGCCCAGCCCGAAGCGTTTTTCGCGATGCTGCGCGCGCTCCCCCTGCCATTGGCGCAGACGCTTGCGCTACCGGATCACTATGCATTTGATAGCACATCAAGCATATTGCACGGGGGCTACCGGCTGATTTGCACAGAGAAAGATGCCGCGAAACTGTGGCCCCTGGCCCCGGACGCACTGGCGGTCCCGCTGGTGTTCAAGCCAGAAGCCGCGTTCTTCTCAGCCCTGGACACTGCCCTGGCCCCACTGCTTGGCGCAAAGTTATCATCTGCCCATGGACACCCGACTACTTGA
- a CDS encoding Trm112 family protein codes for MDTRLLELIVCPVTKGPLEYDREKQELWSRSARLAYPVRDGIPVLLENEARTLSDDELGL; via the coding sequence ATGGACACCCGACTACTTGAACTCATTGTTTGCCCCGTTACCAAGGGCCCCCTCGAATACGACCGCGAGAAGCAGGAGCTGTGGTCACGTAGTGCGCGCCTGGCCTACCCAGTGCGCGACGGCATTCCGGTCCTGCTGGAAAACGAAGCCCGCACGCTGAGCGACGACGAACTCGGCCTGTAA
- the kdsB gene encoding 3-deoxy-manno-octulosonate cytidylyltransferase, with protein sequence MAYTVLIPARLASTRLPNKPLADIGGVPMVVRVAQRVRSGVPASARIVVAADHASILQACQHHGIEAILTRQDHASGSDRLAEACEVLGLRDDALVVNVQGDEPLIDPALVQAVADVLQAQPLASMGTAAHAINSVADFTNPNVVKVVLDAAGMALYFSRAPIAWWRDGFAQGVQTLPQPAPLRHIGIYAYRVGFLRLFPQLPQAPIEVTEALEQLRAMWHGHRIAVHVSAQAPGPGVDTPEDLERVRALFVASNG encoded by the coding sequence ATGGCCTACACCGTACTCATACCGGCGCGGCTGGCCTCCACCCGCTTGCCCAACAAGCCGTTGGCCGACATCGGCGGCGTGCCCATGGTGGTGCGTGTGGCGCAACGTGTGCGCTCGGGCGTCCCCGCCAGCGCCCGCATTGTGGTCGCGGCCGACCACGCCTCCATCCTCCAGGCCTGCCAGCACCATGGCATTGAAGCCATCCTGACGCGACAAGACCACGCCTCCGGCAGTGACCGCCTGGCCGAAGCCTGTGAGGTGCTGGGGCTGCGCGATGACGCGCTTGTGGTCAATGTGCAGGGCGACGAGCCGCTGATAGACCCCGCCCTCGTGCAAGCCGTGGCCGATGTGTTGCAAGCCCAACCCCTGGCCAGCATGGGTACGGCCGCACACGCTATAAACAGCGTGGCCGATTTCACCAACCCCAATGTCGTCAAGGTGGTGCTGGATGCCGCTGGCATGGCCCTGTACTTCAGCCGGGCCCCCATTGCCTGGTGGCGTGATGGTTTTGCCCAAGGCGTGCAGACCCTGCCCCAGCCCGCGCCACTGCGCCACATTGGCATCTACGCCTACCGCGTCGGGTTTTTGCGCCTGTTCCCGCAACTACCCCAAGCACCTATCGAAGTGACCGAGGCGCTGGAACAGTTGCGCGCTATGTGGCATGGCCACCGCATTGCCGTGCATGTGAGTGCGCAAGCGCCAGGGCCGGGCGTGGACACGCCGGAAGACCTGGAACGGGTACGGGCCTTATTTGTTGCCAGCAACGGGTAA
- the adk gene encoding adenylate kinase has product MRLILLGAPGAGKGTQATFICQKYGIPQISTGDMLRAAVKAGSPLGLEAKAVMAAGGLVSDDLIINLVKERLTQADCANGFLFDGFPRTIPQADAMKAAGVALDFVVEIDVPFDAIIERMSGRRSHPASGRTYHVKFNPPKVEGVDDVSGEPLIQRDDDKEETVKKRLDVYSAQTRPLVEYYSGWAAKDPASAPQYRAVSGMGDVEVIKSRIFEALGS; this is encoded by the coding sequence ATGAGACTAATTTTGTTGGGCGCGCCAGGCGCAGGCAAAGGCACGCAGGCCACGTTCATTTGCCAAAAATACGGTATTCCACAAATCTCCACCGGCGACATGCTGCGTGCCGCCGTCAAGGCGGGCAGCCCGCTGGGACTGGAAGCCAAGGCCGTCATGGCTGCGGGTGGGCTGGTCAGCGACGATCTCATCATCAACCTGGTCAAGGAGCGTTTAACCCAGGCCGACTGTGCCAACGGTTTCCTGTTCGACGGTTTTCCCCGCACCATCCCCCAGGCGGACGCCATGAAAGCGGCTGGTGTGGCGCTGGACTTCGTGGTGGAAATCGATGTTCCCTTTGACGCCATCATCGAACGCATGAGTGGACGCCGCTCGCACCCCGCATCGGGCCGCACCTACCACGTCAAGTTCAATCCCCCCAAGGTCGAGGGTGTGGACGATGTGTCCGGCGAGCCGCTGATCCAGCGCGACGACGACAAGGAAGAGACCGTGAAGAAACGCCTGGACGTGTACAGCGCGCAGACCCGTCCCCTGGTGGAGTATTACTCCGGCTGGGCCGCCAAAGATCCGGCCAGCGCCCCCCAGTACCGCGCCGTCAGCGGCATGGGTGATGTGGAAGTCATCAAGTCGCGTATTTTTGAGGCGTTGGGTAGCTGA
- a CDS encoding asparaginase → MLKKMVFLGTGGTIAGTAAEASDNVGYTAAQLGVGQLLQAIPRLQQALGPHAFLAEQVVQVDSKDMGWAQWRVLAQRIQYHLAQPDVHSVVVTHGTDTLEETAFFLSRVLSKKLLAQKAVVLTCAMRPASSLAPDGPQNVLDAVAVAGSAEARGVLAVCAGTVHSARDVQKIHPYRLNAFDSGDAGPLAYVEEGRVRWLHACPDADAAADFPLKALAKDPWPRVEIITSYAGAAGAIVRALCADAAVQGIVVAATGNGTIHQDLEAALRVAQVQGVRIVRASRCAYGGIVAGVAEGDFPHSKGLPPVKARIALMLELMA, encoded by the coding sequence ATGTTGAAAAAGATGGTCTTTTTGGGCACCGGTGGCACGATTGCAGGCACCGCGGCTGAGGCAAGCGACAACGTGGGTTACACCGCGGCGCAGCTGGGTGTGGGGCAATTGCTGCAAGCCATACCGCGCCTGCAACAGGCGCTGGGCCCACACGCTTTTCTGGCAGAGCAGGTGGTGCAGGTCGACAGCAAGGACATGGGTTGGGCCCAGTGGCGTGTGTTGGCGCAGCGCATCCAGTACCACCTGGCGCAGCCCGATGTGCATTCCGTGGTGGTCACACACGGTACTGATACGCTGGAGGAGACGGCTTTCTTTTTGTCGCGTGTCTTGTCTAAAAAACTACTCGCACAGAAGGCGGTGGTACTGACCTGCGCTATGCGACCGGCCTCGTCATTGGCGCCAGATGGCCCGCAAAACGTACTGGATGCAGTGGCAGTGGCCGGTTCGGCAGAGGCGCGCGGCGTGTTGGCGGTGTGTGCGGGGACGGTGCACTCGGCGCGGGATGTCCAGAAAATCCACCCCTACCGGTTGAATGCCTTTGATTCGGGCGATGCCGGGCCATTGGCCTACGTGGAAGAGGGAAGGGTGCGGTGGTTGCATGCCTGCCCTGACGCCGATGCAGCAGCAGACTTTCCGTTGAAAGCCTTGGCAAAAGACCCCTGGCCACGCGTCGAAATCATCACCAGTTATGCTGGCGCGGCCGGCGCCATCGTGCGGGCTTTGTGTGCCGACGCCGCGGTGCAGGGCATCGTTGTAGCGGCTACGGGCAACGGCACGATCCACCAGGATCTGGAAGCGGCCTTGCGTGTGGCGCAAGTGCAAGGGGTGCGTATTGTGCGGGCAAGCCGTTGTGCTTACGGGGGCATCGTGGCAGGTGTTGCGGAAGGTGACTTCCCGCATTCAAAGGGGCTGCCTCCGGTCAAGGCCCGTATTGCCTTGATGCTGGAATTGATGGCGTAA
- the lexA gene encoding transcriptional repressor LexA — protein MLESPKLTARQQQILDLIQNAISRTGAPPTRAEIASELGFKSANAAEEHLQALARKGVIELVSGTSRGIRLKSDTLKSIHESRFKQFSLPLPGLAQLALPLVGRVAAGSPILAQEHVDKTYYVENSLFQRQPDYLLKVRGMSMRDAGIMDGDLLAVQATKDAKNGQIVVARLGEEVTVKRFRRNKHLIELHPENPDYQTIVVEPGEPFEIEGLAVGLIRNTMLM, from the coding sequence ATGCTTGAAAGTCCCAAACTCACCGCGCGACAACAACAGATTCTCGATCTGATCCAAAACGCCATCTCCCGCACAGGAGCACCGCCTACGCGTGCAGAAATTGCGAGCGAACTGGGCTTCAAGTCTGCCAATGCGGCCGAAGAACACCTGCAAGCCCTGGCACGCAAGGGTGTGATTGAGCTGGTCAGCGGCACCTCGCGCGGCATCCGGCTCAAGAGCGACACCCTCAAGTCCATCCATGAATCCCGCTTCAAGCAGTTCTCCTTGCCATTGCCCGGCTTGGCCCAGTTGGCCCTGCCCCTGGTAGGCCGGGTCGCGGCGGGCTCACCCATTCTCGCCCAGGAACATGTAGACAAAACCTACTACGTGGAGAACAGCCTGTTCCAGCGCCAGCCCGATTACCTGCTGAAAGTGCGCGGCATGTCCATGCGGGACGCCGGCATCATGGACGGTGATCTGTTGGCCGTGCAAGCCACCAAAGATGCCAAGAACGGCCAAATTGTTGTCGCCCGCCTGGGTGAAGAAGTCACGGTCAAGCGTTTTCGCCGCAATAAACACCTGATCGAACTGCACCCCGAAAACCCGGACTACCAAACCATAGTGGTGGAGCCCGGCGAGCCCTTCGAGATCGAAGGTCTGGCAGTTGGTTTGATCCGCAACACCATGCTCATGTAA
- a CDS encoding D-2-hydroxyacid dehydrogenase family protein: MNIVILDDYQDAVRKLECAEKLEAYQAKVYTNTVKGIGQLSVRLKDADVIVLIRERTHINRQLIEKLPKLKMISQTGRVGAHLDVQACTERGIAVAEGVGSGVAPAELTWALVMAAMRRLPHYIGNLKHGAWQQSGLKSGSMPANFGMGCELQGKVLGIWGYGKIGQMVAGYGRAFGMKVMVWGSEASREKALQDGYGASPSREAFFEHSDVLSLHLRLSDSTRNLIDHADLARMKPTALLVNTSRAELMDTNTLISALNRGRPGMAAVDVFDTEPVLQGHALLRLENCICTPHIGYVEQNNYETLFGAAFDNVINFIKGTPTNIVNPGALQVRR; this comes from the coding sequence ATGAATATTGTGATATTGGATGACTACCAAGATGCCGTGCGCAAACTGGAGTGCGCTGAAAAGTTGGAGGCCTACCAAGCCAAGGTGTACACCAATACGGTCAAAGGGATTGGCCAGCTCTCGGTACGGCTCAAGGATGCGGATGTCATCGTTCTGATCCGCGAACGCACCCACATCAACCGCCAACTGATCGAAAAACTGCCCAAGCTGAAAATGATTTCCCAAACCGGCCGTGTCGGTGCACACCTGGATGTTCAGGCCTGTACAGAGCGGGGCATCGCGGTGGCCGAAGGTGTGGGTTCTGGTGTGGCACCGGCTGAGCTGACCTGGGCCCTGGTGATGGCGGCCATGCGCAGGCTACCGCACTACATTGGCAACCTCAAACACGGTGCCTGGCAACAGTCCGGGCTGAAGTCGGGTTCCATGCCCGCCAACTTTGGCATGGGTTGTGAACTGCAGGGCAAGGTACTGGGTATCTGGGGCTACGGAAAGATTGGCCAGATGGTCGCCGGTTACGGTCGGGCCTTCGGCATGAAAGTCATGGTCTGGGGCAGCGAAGCCTCACGCGAAAAAGCGCTGCAGGATGGGTATGGCGCATCACCCAGCCGCGAGGCCTTTTTTGAACATTCTGACGTCTTGTCGCTCCATCTGCGGCTGAGTGACAGCACCCGCAATCTGATAGACCACGCCGATCTGGCCCGCATGAAGCCCACGGCACTGCTGGTCAATACGTCCCGGGCAGAACTGATGGATACCAATACCCTGATCAGCGCGCTGAACCGGGGTCGCCCGGGCATGGCGGCAGTTGACGTTTTCGACACCGAACCAGTGTTACAAGGGCATGCCTTGCTGCGTTTGGAAAACTGCATCTGCACACCGCATATTGGTTATGTGGAGCAAAACAACTACGAGACGTTGTTCGGCGCCGCCTTTGACAACGTGATCAATTTCATCAAAGGGACACCTACCAATATCGTCAACCCCGGCGCATTACAAGTCAGGCGTTGA
- a CDS encoding FimV family protein: MNSAALTLGRAKGSVFLGQALKLTVPVQMEVGEGRASLCFEADVFYGDTRLDAGRVSVSSELLPQTPLANVTIFAQGAVDEPVVTVYLRAGCEAKTTRRYVLLAEVAPAVAVPPPSASALPVVPPVARPLPALRTPQNESRAAAAPRPAKPPRVPPSRGAQLKLEPLDVTQDRDPTLKLSTELVVEEGGDLQRSARADALWRSLNTTPQDILATDSRQQALGADLKSLQGITTKNRQLLEDMTRRLDRAEAGRYANPVVYGLLLSLVVCGLLIAWMWRRAQSGALTRDPWWRDEGLGDKSETVDFPENGAPQADPHAARDVRQAEVPPSTGLNNIPAPPLASVAQVDIPLHGDDPVHVGPSKAVTSSVEKRIASVAQSQPLSRAAGHVDFGHSMSASLLRSVNSKEMLDVRQQAEFFMTLGQHDEAITLLRESVEAGPDANPLVSLELLKVLHTLGRKAEYDYYRSVFNAIFNGHVPVYAEFSQPGSGLEAYPQVCNRIVALWPSEDAVAYIESCLVRTRRESGGQDFDLEAFRDLLMLHGVANRIASSSFDSGFMAFSAAKTAPIPVSVAAEVGVDLDLSEPHNGNLIDFDTSGWSPSEPEGAKGKGR, from the coding sequence ATGAACAGCGCAGCGCTGACTTTGGGGCGCGCCAAAGGGTCTGTTTTTTTGGGGCAGGCGCTCAAACTGACGGTGCCCGTTCAGATGGAAGTGGGCGAGGGTAGGGCGTCGCTGTGTTTTGAAGCCGATGTTTTTTACGGTGATACCCGCCTGGACGCCGGCCGAGTGTCCGTTAGCAGCGAGTTGTTGCCCCAGACTCCATTGGCAAACGTGACCATCTTTGCGCAAGGCGCGGTGGATGAACCCGTGGTTACGGTGTACTTGCGTGCAGGGTGCGAAGCTAAAACCACCCGCCGTTACGTTCTGCTGGCCGAAGTGGCGCCGGCCGTGGCGGTGCCACCGCCCAGCGCCAGCGCACTGCCCGTGGTTCCGCCAGTGGCCCGCCCCTTGCCCGCTTTGCGAACGCCCCAAAACGAGAGTCGCGCCGCTGCAGCGCCACGTCCTGCCAAACCACCCAGGGTGCCACCCAGCCGTGGGGCGCAGCTAAAGCTTGAACCGCTGGATGTAACGCAGGATCGTGATCCCACCCTGAAGCTCAGCACGGAACTGGTGGTTGAAGAAGGCGGCGACCTGCAACGGAGCGCGCGGGCGGATGCGCTGTGGCGTTCGTTGAATACCACGCCGCAAGACATACTGGCAACGGACAGTCGCCAGCAGGCACTTGGGGCGGACCTCAAAAGCTTGCAGGGCATAACAACGAAAAATCGGCAGCTATTGGAAGACATGACGCGCCGGCTGGACCGGGCGGAGGCCGGACGTTATGCCAACCCCGTGGTTTACGGGCTTTTGCTATCCCTGGTGGTATGCGGCTTGTTGATTGCCTGGATGTGGCGTCGCGCCCAAAGCGGTGCCTTGACCCGTGACCCGTGGTGGCGTGATGAGGGGCTTGGTGATAAGTCGGAAACAGTTGATTTTCCCGAAAACGGGGCGCCACAAGCGGACCCCCATGCCGCGCGCGATGTGAGGCAAGCAGAGGTGCCGCCATCCACTGGCTTGAACAACATACCCGCGCCACCTTTGGCTAGCGTCGCGCAGGTCGACATCCCTCTCCATGGGGATGACCCCGTGCACGTTGGCCCGTCCAAGGCGGTCACCAGCAGTGTGGAAAAACGCATTGCGAGTGTTGCGCAGAGCCAGCCCTTGTCACGAGCTGCGGGGCATGTGGACTTTGGCCATAGCATGTCTGCCAGCTTGCTGCGTTCTGTCAATTCCAAAGAGATGCTGGATGTACGCCAGCAGGCCGAGTTTTTCATGACCCTGGGGCAGCACGACGAGGCCATCACACTCTTGCGGGAAAGTGTGGAAGCTGGCCCCGATGCCAACCCGCTGGTCTCTCTGGAATTGCTCAAGGTATTGCACACGCTGGGCCGCAAGGCAGAGTACGACTATTACCGCAGTGTGTTCAATGCCATCTTCAACGGCCATGTGCCGGTGTATGCCGAATTCAGCCAACCGGGGAGCGGGCTGGAGGCCTACCCGCAGGTGTGCAACCGGATTGTGGCGTTGTGGCCTTCAGAGGATGCTGTGGCGTATATCGAGAGTTGCCTGGTGCGTACGCGCAGGGAAAGCGGGGGGCAAGACTTCGATCTGGAGGCGTTTCGTGATCTGCTGATGCTGCACGGCGTGGCGAACCGCATCGCATCGTCATCGTTTGATTCGGGGTTCATGGCATTCAGCGCTGCCAAAACCGCACCGATTCCAGTGTCGGTCGCAGCGGAGGTGGGCGTTGACCTCGATTTGTCGGAACCACACAACGGCAACCTGATCGACTTTGATACCAGCGGCTGGTCACCATCGGAGCCTGAGGGCGCAAAAGGCAAAGGACGCTGA